From Malaya genurostris strain Urasoe2022 chromosome 2, Malgen_1.1, whole genome shotgun sequence:
TATTCACCAGGACGTTGCTGAATGACTCCACGTGCTGGAATCGATTGGATACAACATCCAGCCCAACAGTTAGGATGATCGGCAATGGTAAGCatcgcagaaaaaaaacaaaagaaaaaaggaACTCAGCTCCACCTCAACTTACCCCCTTCTTGAATGGACATGTTGTCTGGTTCATCTGACTAGAAACTGCGTACCAAACCTCATTCTCTTCCAATATCAGCGGACACATATTGGCTACGTCACGTGTTATTGCATCAGGGGTCCAAGTTCCCTGCCTCAGACGTTCGGAAGAAACTATCATCTATTAAGGCAAAGAATGCAAGCGGTGTTTGTTGAATTGGTTCATCAGACAATGCTTTGAGCTACCAGAAGCTTACCTTAGTTGGATCGTTGAAATCTGCCTCGAATACGAATTTTCCCATTAATGTAGGATTTCCTTCATCGTCTTCACCCATTTCAAGGTCAGTAAGATCAACCGATATCATAGGCTTACCGTTTTCACAGTCCTGCCAGAAATCCGTGATCTCAACCACGTTCTTTCCCTGAGACAATGTTGAAAAAAGCGGTTAGAAGGAGAACGACACTATTGAACTACCGCGCAAAAACCTTTGCCCATCCTAGGATCAGCAAGACCAGAACAAGCTGCGTGCGACTGCAACGATGTTTGCACTCCATGGCGTCGTTTCGTCGAAACAAATGTAATGTGAGCAGAAATGCAAAACCATCGGATTTATAAGCGTAGTGTTCGTTTGcgctttttgttttcgttgcgtGACGAAACCCAATCGTTGTATCCGATTATCCGGACCAGCGGAAATGTTTTTACTCTCCGACCGGGGTTTGGCAACTTTGTTTGCTAGAAACTGCTGCAGTGGTTTAATCCAATGCTTTCAatctaataatatttttttcatattcaacATGCTGTCGGAATAAGGTAATTAGAGTCATTATCAATTAACACTTGTTGATATCATATATAATAGCAGGATTGATTCCTGCTTCGGAAATGAGAcgtgtttttatttttctatagaGCGTGTTTCTATGTTAgcgtgtttttatttttctatagaGATGCTGTAATCCATCAAA
This genomic window contains:
- the LOC131430783 gene encoding uncharacterized protein LOC131430783, with product MECKHRCSRTQLVLVLLILGWAKGKNVVEITDFWQDCENGKPMISVDLTDLEMGEDDEGNPTLMGKFVFEADFNDPTKMIVSSERLRQGTWTPDAITRDVANMCPLILEENEVWYAVSSQMNQTTCPFKKGHVESFSNVLVNSYGVDIPHSFIGDWRIYIEVTTEREDGEHTECFRMVFTIKEI